TGAACCAACAGGAAACTTAGATGAAGAGACCAGTGAAGTGATATTTGGAATTCTTAAAGATATAAATAAGAGAAAAAATCAGACAATTATAGTTGTTACACACTCAAGAGATCTTGCACAGATTTCAGATAGACAACTTTATTTGAAAAAAGGAATTTTAGAATAATTTTTATTTAAAAAAAGGAAATAAGGAAAGTTTAACGAACAATATAGTAACAAGATAAAAGATACAACAAGGAAGTGGTATTATGAAAATGTCTATCCATGGAAAACAATTAGTTATAACAGATGCAATCAGAAATTATGCTGAAACAAAAATAGGAAGAGTTGAAAAGTATCACGATGGTATCATAGAGATAGCTGTGACTTTATCAGCAGTTAGATTAAAAACTGGTAACTATCACACAGCTGAAGTTCTAGTATATCTGGAAGGAAGTACAGTAAAAGCAACTTGCACTGAGGAAGATTTATACGCAGCAATTGACCAGGTAGTTGATAAATTAGAAGGTCAATTGAAAAAACACAAAGAAAA
This genomic stretch from Fusobacterium sp. DD2 harbors:
- the raiA gene encoding ribosome-associated translation inhibitor RaiA, encoding MKMSIHGKQLVITDAIRNYAETKIGRVEKYHDGIIEIAVTLSAVRLKTGNYHTAEVLVYLEGSTVKATCTEEDLYAAIDQVVDKLEGQLKKHKEKIQDAIRSREPMARKLQYNPDTKVVEKEVAANVVKVYLPPKPMSIEEAILQLEILNKVFFPFTNAETGEMNIVYKRKDGDYGHIEPKK